From one Pseudactinotalea sp. HY158 genomic stretch:
- the tsaD gene encoding tRNA (adenosine(37)-N6)-threonylcarbamoyltransferase complex transferase subunit TsaD: MTDTPLVLGIETSCDETGIAIARGNDLLADVTASSMDSHARFGGIVPEVASRAHLEAFGPTLAEALDRAGVTLADLDGIAVTCGPGLIGSLTVGAAAAKALAVGTGLPLYGVNHVIGHIAVDALVHGDFPAEFLGLVVSGGHSSLLHVRDIATDVTELGQTLDDAAGEAFDKVGRLLGLPYPGGPHVDRLARDGDPTAFDFPRGLSKGKEKNRYPYDFSFSGLKTAVARVIEAHEDRAEVLPAADVAASFAAAVADVLVAKTLRGAQALGIDSVVIGGGFSANSQLRDLAAERFAAAGIEVRIPPIKFCTDNGAMIAALGTAVMAAGVAPSPLGITVNSQLPLTTIVDHAPYEPPASTGDAA, translated from the coding sequence GTGACTGACACACCGCTCGTACTCGGAATCGAGACCTCCTGCGACGAGACGGGGATCGCGATCGCCCGCGGCAACGACCTGCTCGCCGACGTCACGGCCTCCTCGATGGACTCCCACGCCCGCTTCGGCGGCATCGTTCCCGAGGTCGCCAGCCGGGCCCACCTCGAGGCCTTCGGGCCCACACTCGCCGAGGCCCTCGACCGCGCCGGGGTCACCCTGGCCGATCTCGACGGAATCGCCGTGACCTGCGGGCCCGGGCTCATCGGCTCCCTCACCGTGGGCGCCGCGGCCGCGAAGGCGCTCGCGGTCGGCACCGGCCTGCCGCTGTACGGGGTGAACCACGTGATCGGGCACATCGCCGTGGACGCCCTCGTGCACGGGGACTTCCCGGCGGAGTTCCTGGGCCTCGTGGTCTCCGGCGGGCACTCCTCGCTGCTGCACGTGCGCGATATCGCCACCGACGTGACCGAGCTCGGCCAGACCCTCGACGACGCCGCCGGGGAGGCCTTCGACAAGGTGGGCCGCCTCCTCGGCCTGCCGTATCCGGGCGGCCCGCACGTGGACCGGCTCGCCCGCGACGGCGACCCGACCGCGTTCGACTTCCCGCGCGGCCTGAGCAAGGGCAAGGAGAAGAACCGGTACCCGTACGACTTCTCGTTCTCCGGATTGAAGACGGCGGTCGCGCGCGTGATCGAGGCGCATGAGGATCGCGCTGAGGTGCTTCCCGCCGCGGACGTCGCCGCCTCCTTCGCCGCGGCCGTCGCCGACGTGCTCGTGGCCAAGACGCTGCGCGGGGCGCAGGCACTCGGGATCGACTCCGTGGTCATCGGCGGCGGCTTCTCCGCGAACTCCCAGCTGCGCGACCTCGCCGCCGAGCGGTTCGCCGCCGCCGGCATCGAGGTGCGCATCCCCCCGATCAAGTTCTGCACCGACAACGGGGCGATGATCGCCGCGCTCGGCACGGCCGTCATGGCCGCCGGCGTGGCGCCCTCCCCGCTCGGGATCACGGTGAACTCGCAGCTGCCGCTCACGACCATCGTCGACCACGCGCCCTACGAGCCGCCCGCCTCGACGGGCGACGCGGCCTGA
- a CDS encoding sulfurtransferase — protein MRDQVFVTAEALAGELRGTRPPVLLDVRWALGEPDGYAAYRAGHLPGAAYVDLENQLADPADPRRGRHPLPTLERLQEAARFWGVNDGDAVVCYDDSGGAAAARAWWLLRWAGMTDVRILDGGLRAWSGHGALEVFEPKVREIAREHKSRRGTVTFTAEHLPVLTADEVDAFDGVLIDARAAARYRGDVEPLDPRAGHIPGAVNVPYTENLRPDGGLRRVDELARSYIAAGVPVPSTLRLPAVDLPVGWRPRLWADAGDAPKVGVYCGSGVTAAHDIAVLASLGVEAALYPGSWSQWSADSARPVATGTHAPAARATTLNG, from the coding sequence ATGCGTGATCAGGTGTTCGTGACGGCCGAGGCGCTCGCGGGCGAACTGCGCGGGACCCGCCCGCCCGTGCTCCTGGACGTGCGCTGGGCCCTCGGCGAACCGGACGGCTACGCCGCCTACCGCGCCGGGCACCTGCCGGGGGCCGCCTACGTGGACCTCGAGAACCAGCTCGCCGACCCCGCCGACCCCCGCCGCGGGCGGCACCCGCTGCCCACGCTCGAACGGCTGCAGGAGGCCGCGCGGTTCTGGGGAGTGAACGACGGCGACGCCGTGGTCTGCTACGACGATTCCGGCGGCGCCGCGGCGGCCCGGGCCTGGTGGCTGCTGCGCTGGGCCGGAATGACCGACGTGCGGATCCTCGACGGCGGCCTGCGCGCCTGGTCCGGCCACGGGGCGCTCGAGGTGTTCGAGCCGAAGGTGCGTGAGATCGCCCGGGAGCACAAGTCCCGCCGGGGCACCGTGACGTTCACGGCCGAGCACCTGCCCGTTCTCACGGCCGACGAGGTGGACGCCTTCGACGGGGTGCTCATCGACGCCCGCGCGGCCGCGCGCTACCGCGGCGACGTCGAGCCGCTCGACCCCCGCGCCGGGCACATCCCCGGCGCTGTCAACGTGCCCTACACCGAGAACCTGCGCCCGGACGGCGGCCTGCGCCGGGTCGACGAGCTCGCCCGCAGCTACATCGCCGCCGGGGTTCCGGTGCCCTCGACCCTGCGGCTGCCCGCCGTGGACCTGCCGGTCGGGTGGCGCCCGCGGCTGTGGGCGGACGCCGGCGACGCCCCGAAGGTCGGGGTGTACTGCGGCTCCGGAGTGACCGCCGCCCACGACATCGCCGTGCTCGCCTCCCTCGGCGTCGAGGCCGCCCTGTACCCGGGGTCGTGGTCGCAGTGGTCGGCCGATTCCGCCCGCCCGGTCGCCACCGGCACGCACGCGCCCGCCGCCCGAGCGACTACCCTGAACGGGTGA
- the rimI gene encoding ribosomal protein S18-alanine N-acetyltransferase yields the protein MTDDGGRLRPLTPADAGALAAIDEALFGPGAWSRAMIAEELTAPARHYAGIDTDGGLVGYAGIALAETSQIMTIGVLTGHQGRGWGARLLTDLIDAARAARSRDVILEVRANAPVPQRLYRRFGFTPIGVRPRYYRPEGVDAIVMRLPLRSSPGPIGSEVVDA from the coding sequence GTGACCGACGACGGCGGGCGCCTGCGCCCCCTCACCCCGGCCGATGCCGGCGCGCTCGCCGCGATCGACGAGGCCCTGTTCGGGCCGGGCGCGTGGAGCCGGGCGATGATCGCCGAGGAGCTCACGGCCCCGGCCCGCCACTACGCCGGCATCGACACGGACGGCGGCCTCGTGGGCTACGCCGGGATCGCGCTCGCCGAGACGAGCCAGATCATGACGATCGGCGTGCTCACCGGCCATCAGGGCCGCGGCTGGGGCGCCCGGCTGCTGACCGATCTGATCGACGCCGCCCGGGCGGCGCGCTCGCGGGACGTCATCCTCGAGGTGCGGGCGAACGCGCCGGTGCCGCAGCGGCTCTACCGCCGCTTCGGTTTCACCCCCATCGGGGTGCGCCCGCGCTACTATCGGCCCGAAGGGGTCGACGCGATCGTCATGCGACTGCCACTGCGGTCCTCGCCCGGCCCGATCGGCTCGGAGGTTGTCGATGCGTGA
- the tsaB gene encoding tRNA (adenosine(37)-N6)-threonylcarbamoyltransferase complex dimerization subunit type 1 TsaB produces MLLCLDTSHGAAVALIDHGADGASSHRPPTVFARGAGDDPRRHTEVLAPLIAAVLDEGLERAGRTRADLTGLVVGTGPAPFTGLRVGLVTARTLAAALGLPVYGVSALDALARQAFDAAGEGPVDTVLVAADARRKEVYWARYASAGDDDVRLLEGPAVDRPADLVARVRENGDVPVTGRGADLYPAELGPLAAPDTMLRASAAVDPAVLGRLALARERAGTAQPTTPLYLRRPDIHTSSGRKRAS; encoded by the coding sequence ATGCTTCTGTGCCTGGACACCTCGCACGGCGCCGCCGTCGCGCTCATCGACCACGGAGCCGACGGGGCCTCGTCGCACAGACCGCCGACCGTGTTCGCCCGCGGCGCCGGCGACGATCCCCGTCGCCACACCGAGGTGCTCGCCCCGCTCATCGCGGCCGTCCTCGACGAGGGGCTCGAGCGGGCCGGGCGCACCCGGGCCGACCTCACGGGCCTCGTCGTGGGCACGGGGCCGGCCCCGTTCACGGGGCTGCGGGTCGGGCTCGTGACCGCCCGCACCCTCGCCGCCGCCCTCGGACTGCCCGTCTACGGTGTGAGCGCGCTCGACGCCCTCGCCCGGCAGGCCTTCGACGCGGCAGGTGAGGGCCCGGTCGACACCGTGCTCGTGGCCGCCGACGCGCGCCGCAAGGAGGTCTACTGGGCCCGCTACGCCTCGGCCGGCGATGACGACGTGCGCCTCCTCGAGGGCCCGGCCGTCGACCGTCCCGCGGACCTGGTCGCCCGCGTCCGGGAGAACGGGGACGTGCCCGTGACCGGGCGCGGCGCGGACCTCTACCCCGCCGAGCTCGGGCCCCTCGCCGCGCCGGACACGATGCTGCGGGCGAGCGCCGCCGTCGACCCGGCCGTGCTCGGGCGCCTCGCCCTCGCCCGGGAGCGGGCCGGCACGGCGCAGCCGACGACGCCGCTGTACCTGCGTCGTCCCGACATCCACACCTCGAGCGGGCGCAAGCGCGCGAGCTGA
- the alr gene encoding alanine racemase, translated as MSAVPGSSGPVAAYAAEHVRAAEAPLLAAGVPLMRRAAAALAETVRAELPPGTGVLVIAGRGNNGGDGLFAAAELARAGIAVTVALAQPIEPTDDAAHRPMSAAEPGPGQGLAAARREGAVIVPLWYAGETLPGTLDQADPADPADPADPADPADQADPSDPDGAGSPRWSALDEAAAGAAVWIDALTGLGLRPPLRGRLGDLLAHLLALRRRHRPIVVAADLPSGMAADSGALTGPVLPADVTVTFGCAKPALLLAPACHAAGRVEVVDLGLTEELAALPVAVRRLDGARLGAEWPAPGPGDHKYTRGVVGVIAGSATYPGAAVLCTGAAIRAGAGMVRYLGSATASVLAARPEAVTAPGRVQSWVIGPGLPGLGDESGDLGDPGSPADPDMAAALGAATEAIAAGAALVLDAGGLDLLTPGEASAEGETARRTRIGGRILHDRVLLTPHAGELARLLTRFGVEAGREQIEADPAHWAARAAEATGATVLLKGAVTLVAAPAPGAGGAASTIPLYSQRTTPLARNRRQRRRALAGVLGTALAQLPPQRRGGHGPGVRDGRRSTAAPACWPARATTAARSPPPTSSAPCPVPSVPCCASRAGNRRAGSWQTRGVSYPGYTAAAHVDLGAIRSNIRRIRSLAAPAEVMAVVKADAYGHGLVPVARAARQAGATWLGVAQLAEALRLREAGLEGRILAWLWTPGSDLLADCLAADIDLSVPDVRALAEVAGHVRARTAAGGSDRPARIHLEVDTGMGRTGLVLEEFGSLIEAARAAEDAGEVRIVGVWTHLARADETGDADAVRFTDRQYERFASACAALAAAGAQLEVRHIANSAGVVTTREPYDLVRAGLITYGISPLTHETPADLGLRPALRLTAPLAMVKHLPAGHGVSYGGTYVTAADTRIGVVPLGYGDGIPRHGSNVAPVLVAGERRTIAGRVCMDQFMVDLGGSGHVDAAAGTEAVLLGDALRGEPTPREWADAIGTIDYEIVTRLGARIPRIYTGDDEGTTPPMLTIPLPDAAATTALGIRLAPHLRAGDLVVLTGGLGAGKTTLTQGLGAALEVEGQVASPTFIIAREHPGPRVGLVHVDAYRLTSLAEVDQLDLDASLEDSVTVVEWGEGLVEDLAESRLEIALTRPRGDAADLVRTARIEAFGPRWAGEDWSDLATSRPDVD; from the coding sequence CGAGGCCCCGTTGCTGGCCGCCGGCGTGCCGCTCATGCGCCGAGCGGCCGCCGCGCTCGCGGAGACGGTCCGCGCCGAACTCCCGCCCGGGACGGGCGTGCTCGTCATCGCCGGCCGCGGCAACAACGGCGGCGACGGCCTGTTCGCGGCCGCCGAGCTCGCGCGCGCGGGCATCGCCGTGACCGTCGCGCTCGCCCAGCCGATCGAGCCGACGGACGACGCAGCTCACCGGCCGATGTCCGCCGCCGAACCCGGGCCCGGGCAGGGGCTCGCTGCGGCCCGCCGCGAGGGGGCGGTGATCGTCCCCCTCTGGTACGCGGGCGAGACGCTCCCCGGCACACTCGATCAGGCCGACCCGGCCGATCCGGCCGATCCGGCCGATCCGGCCGATCCGGCCGATCAGGCCGACCCGTCCGATCCGGACGGGGCGGGGTCCCCCCGCTGGTCCGCCCTCGATGAGGCCGCGGCCGGTGCCGCGGTGTGGATCGACGCGCTCACCGGGCTCGGCCTGCGTCCCCCGCTGCGGGGCCGGCTCGGCGACCTTCTCGCGCACCTGCTCGCCCTGCGCCGTCGGCACCGGCCGATCGTGGTGGCCGCCGACCTGCCCTCCGGCATGGCGGCCGACTCCGGCGCGCTCACCGGCCCGGTGCTGCCGGCCGACGTCACCGTCACGTTCGGGTGTGCGAAGCCCGCGCTGCTGTTGGCTCCCGCCTGCCACGCCGCGGGCCGCGTCGAGGTGGTGGACCTGGGCCTGACCGAGGAGCTCGCGGCCCTGCCCGTGGCCGTGCGCCGCCTCGACGGTGCCCGGCTCGGCGCGGAGTGGCCCGCCCCCGGCCCGGGCGACCACAAGTACACCCGGGGCGTCGTCGGCGTCATCGCGGGCTCGGCCACGTACCCGGGCGCCGCCGTGCTGTGCACCGGCGCCGCGATCCGCGCCGGGGCGGGCATGGTCCGCTACCTCGGGTCGGCCACCGCGTCGGTGCTCGCCGCCCGGCCGGAGGCCGTCACCGCGCCCGGGCGCGTGCAGTCCTGGGTCATCGGCCCCGGCCTGCCCGGCCTGGGCGATGAGTCGGGCGACCTCGGCGACCCTGGGAGCCCCGCCGACCCCGACATGGCCGCCGCCCTTGGTGCCGCGACCGAGGCGATCGCCGCCGGCGCGGCCCTCGTGCTCGACGCCGGCGGGCTCGACCTGCTCACCCCGGGGGAGGCGAGCGCGGAGGGTGAGACGGCCCGGCGCACCCGGATCGGCGGGCGCATCCTGCACGACCGGGTCCTGCTCACCCCGCACGCGGGCGAGCTCGCCCGCCTGCTCACCCGCTTCGGCGTCGAGGCGGGCCGCGAGCAGATCGAGGCCGACCCGGCTCACTGGGCGGCCAGGGCCGCCGAGGCGACCGGCGCCACGGTGCTGCTCAAGGGGGCCGTGACGCTCGTGGCCGCCCCGGCCCCCGGCGCGGGCGGCGCAGCGAGCACGATCCCCCTCTACTCCCAGCGGACCACACCCCTGGCTCGCAACCGCCGGCAGCGGCGACGTGCTCTCGCCGGGGTCCTCGGCACCGCGCTCGCCCAGTTGCCGCCCCAGCGCCGAGGCGGCCACGGCCCGGGCGTCCGCGATGGGCGGCGATCCACGGCCGCGCCGGCGTGCTGGCCGGCGCGCGCCACGACGGCGGCCCGATCGCCGCCGCCGACATCGTCGGCGCCGTGCCCTGTGCCATCGGTGCCGTGTTGCGCCTCGCGCGCGGGGAATCGGCGGGCGGGGTCCTGGCAGACTAGGGGCGTGAGCTACCCCGGGTACACCGCAGCCGCCCACGTCGACCTGGGCGCGATCCGGAGCAATATCCGCCGCATCCGTTCACTCGCCGCCCCCGCCGAGGTCATGGCCGTGGTCAAGGCCGACGCCTACGGGCACGGCCTCGTGCCGGTGGCGCGCGCGGCCCGGCAGGCCGGTGCCACGTGGCTCGGCGTCGCCCAGCTCGCCGAGGCCCTGCGGCTGCGGGAAGCCGGGCTGGAGGGGCGGATCCTCGCCTGGCTCTGGACCCCCGGAAGCGACCTGCTCGCCGACTGCCTCGCCGCCGACATCGACCTGTCCGTGCCGGACGTGCGCGCGCTCGCGGAGGTCGCCGGCCACGTCCGGGCGCGCACGGCCGCCGGCGGCTCCGACCGTCCGGCCCGGATCCACCTCGAGGTGGACACCGGCATGGGGCGCACCGGCCTCGTGCTCGAGGAGTTCGGCAGCCTCATCGAGGCCGCCCGCGCCGCCGAGGACGCGGGCGAGGTGCGCATCGTCGGAGTGTGGACCCACCTCGCGCGCGCCGACGAGACCGGCGACGCGGACGCCGTGCGCTTCACAGACCGGCAGTACGAACGGTTCGCGTCCGCATGCGCCGCGCTCGCGGCGGCCGGAGCCCAGCTCGAGGTGAGGCATATCGCGAACTCGGCGGGCGTCGTCACCACGCGTGAGCCCTACGACCTCGTGCGCGCCGGCCTCATCACCTACGGGATCTCGCCGCTGACGCACGAGACCCCGGCCGACCTCGGGCTGCGGCCCGCGCTCCGGCTCACCGCGCCGCTGGCCATGGTCAAGCACCTGCCGGCCGGGCACGGCGTCTCCTACGGGGGCACGTACGTCACGGCCGCCGACACCCGGATCGGGGTCGTGCCGCTCGGCTACGGGGACGGCATCCCGCGGCACGGTTCGAACGTCGCGCCCGTGCTCGTCGCGGGGGAGCGGCGCACCATCGCCGGGCGCGTGTGCATGGACCAGTTCATGGTCGACCTGGGCGGCTCGGGACACGTGGATGCGGCGGCCGGCACCGAGGCCGTGCTCCTCGGCGACGCGCTCCGCGGGGAGCCGACCCCGCGCGAGTGGGCCGACGCGATCGGTACGATCGACTACGAGATCGTGACCAGGCTCGGCGCGCGCATCCCACGGATCTACACCGGCGACGACGAAGGGACCACCCCGCCCATGCTCACCATCCCCCTCCCCGACGCCGCGGCCACGACCGCGCTGGGCATCCGGCTTGCACCCCACCTGCGCGCGGGCGACCTCGTGGTGCTCACCGGCGGACTAGGTGCGGGCAAGACCACCCTGACCCAGGGCCTCGGCGCCGCCCTCGAGGTCGAGGGCCAGGTCGCCTCCCCGACCTTCATCATCGCCCGGGAGCACCCCGGCCCGCGGGTCGGCCTCGTGCACGTGGACGCCTACCGGCTCACGTCGCTCGCGGAGGTCGACCAGCTCGACCTCGACGCCTCCCTCGAGGATTCGGTCACCGTGGTCGAATGGGGCGAGGGCCTCGTGGAGGACCTGGCCGAGAGCCGCCTCGAGATCGCGCTCACCCGGCCCCGGGGGGACGCCGCCGACCTCGTGCGCACCGCCCGGATCGAGGCGTTCGGCCCCCGCTGGGCCGGCGAGGACTGGTCCGACCTGGCGACGTCCCGGCCGGACGTAGACTGA